The genomic region TGATATTTGGTAAGAGGCATATGCATTTACGAGGTTCCTTGAAGAGAGACGATAAGATAGCAAAGCGTAAAGTAAGGGAAAGATATGAAATGGGCAAGAGATAAGGAGCGGGTTGCTTAGAGCCACAGACGCGAGATAATGAGGAAGGATGCCCCCTATCCTGTTTATCGTCAATAGGGGGCAGTAATGCAAGTTAAATAAAATGAAAAAGATCGAAATATGTTGGTGTTCCGCTGGTTAAGTCTAGCGTGGTGGGGGTATATCTCAATTCGAATTTGCATGTCTGGCGTAAAGTCGTGCCAGGTGGTTCTGAGGAGACGATGCTTCATCGGGATCTAGCGATTGGATAAGTATGCTCGTGAACGTAGTGGCAGCTTTTCAGGTCTGAGAACTGTTGCATGAAGGGAGCGACGGTGAATCGCATCACACCCACTTCGCAGAAGCTAACAAGCTACATTGTTCAAGGAGAAGTAACCTGCCGTAAAAGATAGTGAGCCATTCAAGACACTCGTGGCCAGCGTTCTTCTCTTCATGTCTTCTTCCGTCACCTTAACTGGCGCATGAAAAAACCCGACTTGCAGCCAAGCCGGGCTAAGTCCACGTTGATCTCACGTCAGGCCATCACGACCCAACCAGAATTGGCTATTTAACCAGTTCGATCGCTAACGTGTTGCTTCCCTCGTTGACCGTAATGGTGGTCTCTTTGGGGGACATGCCTGCCAAGGCGTGGGTCGGCAGCGATTCGCCTGGCTTCAGGTTCTCGGGGATGGGGACCGGAGGTGGAGCAAATGAAAGTCGACCGGCACCCTTGGTCAGGCCGTCACCTTCTTTGTAAGTGGTCCACGTAACGGTCCCGTCGCTGTTGATTTTACCAGAGCCCGGCTTGCCGCCAGCTTCCGGAGTGAAGGTTAATGTGCCTTCGGTGACGGGGCTTCCCTTGCTGGTAACGGTTGCCGAAACGGGTGCGAGTTCACCACTCTTCGAATCACAGCCACATATGCCCAGTAGGAACAGAGCCGCAACGGTAAGTACATCAAGTCTAATCATAGCCTTAGCAGATCCATGGCTGAGGGGAGGTTGTTGGACGTTCAGGCCGTGCTGATCCGTGGGATGCAGCACGGCGACTGGATGACTAAATCGAGAAGCGACTACGGCAGTTCAAACGCAACGCCGTCGTTACGCGATCCCATGGCACGATAGACGCTCATCTGAACCGTTTCAGGGCAGAAGTGGACCGAACCGTCGGTGAACAGGAACAAGGCACCGCCTGGGTGCTGGCTACCAAAGCTCATGTCCGATTCGTCTGTGGCATCTCGACGATTGAGGAACATGTTGGTGTCCATGATTCGCAGGTTGGCTGCAATCGAACGACCATTGCAACCACCGCCATTTCCGCCTGAGAAGATTGGGTAGCGCGAGCTGTTCAAAGCGGTAATCGTCACGGTGTTGGTCACAGTAACTTCCCCAATGGCGACCGTGTTACTGAGACCGTCGGTGATTTCCGCGAAGGTCGTCATGTAAGTGGTGTCGTTCTGGTTGTCAAAACGGATAACACCATTCTGATTGCTGGCGCTGTAACGAGCACAACCGTAGTCGGTGTACTCCCAGCCCATGTTGCCGATGTAGTTCGACTTGGGATTACCTTCGTCGTCTTGCACCGGCAGGATGTCCGATGGGCAGAGGTAGCCATCAACAACGGCGCTCGATTGACGAAGGAGCGTAGCGACTTGGGCATTGGGGTCACCGCTGCCTGGCCGATTGCGCGACCAGACACCGCAGCCGTCAATGTTGGAACCGCTGGTGCACGGTGGATTAGGTAGCGTGTGTCGACCACCGCGGGTCACGATTACAGGTCGGCTGCTGCCAGAGGAAACGGCCAAGACTTGGTCGTAAAGATTGCCCTGTTCCAACTGGGGAAGGATATAAAAACCCCAGCCGAAGCTGTCGTTGTCGTCATCTGCCTGGCCAACGGGAAGTGCCCCGTAGGTATCGTGAAAATTGTGCAGCGCCAGGCCAAGCTGCTTGAGATTGTTGCTGCACTGCATGCGGCGAGCGGCTTCACGTGCCTGCTGAACGGCCGGCAGCAAAAGGGCAATCAAAACCCCAATAATTGCGATGACAACCAACAGTTCAACGAGCGTAAAAGCTTTCGATCGCCGCAGACCCATTGCAAGAGGCTTATGCATGGATGAGGTTCCTTGATAAAGAGGCAAACAGAGAAATAGGAATAATGGATAACGTGAAGAGTTAGAGCTGTTTGTGGGGAAAAGGAGTGCATCGGGGCACAAATCGCCACAAATCTCAGTTCAGAGGGGAGGCACCCTCTACTGTGTTTATCGTTAACGCCACACCCCAGTGCAAGTCTAAATAAAGAGGAAATAATTAAATGATATGACATCCTGCAGAGGGCGTCGTAGCTATAGGGGGTGTAGAGAAATATATCTCAAGCAAAATGTGTTTGCGATTTGCGAAGCAGGGTCAGATCATCGCATGGCGGCCACACCAGAGCAGGCCGATCCAATGCGCCAAAACCGCAGGCATATGAATCTGTCGCTGTGCGATATTGAGGATTGTTACGCATTCGGAAGGTGCACCAACCGAGCGAGATTCAGCGGTACTCTGGGACAAGAAGGATGGCCAGGGGGCAGATAGAATTGCAGCGTTGTGCGTTGAGAGCTACGCCAGGAAGTGCAACGACATCTGCGTCGTTGCACTTCAGCGTGAAGTGTTGTCATCGACAACTCGACTATTCAGATAAGTCGATATCAAAAGTGTTATCGCCGCCGTCGGTTACCTCGAATTCGAGTTGCGACGAATCGGTGGACATGTACTTCTTGGGCAGCATGTCCTTATTTACGAAAGCTGGCTCACCGGCGTGCTCGCCATCCTTCTGGACACCTTGTTCTACGGACACCAGCTTTCGCACGGTGACTTTGAATTTGCCTGGCATAGCCCCGTCGCCGGTCTCGAAGGTCGACAAGATAAAGGTACCGTCTGCTTCCGACTTGGCGCTGGCGACTTTGCCTTCCGGGGCGGCGGGAAGGAACTGGATGGTAGCTCCCTCGACAGGTTGCCCTTTCAAGGTCAGCTTACCTTTGGCAGCAGATGTGGGGGGATTCTGATTGCCAGCCCCGCACCCCAACATGAACAGGCAAACCGCCGCCGCACTAATCAACAGAACTCGATTGTTCATTCTGCTTTTACTCTCAGGTTAGATCGATTAAAGACAAACGTCCGACCCAAAGGGCCGGACGTTTGTCGGATGTCTTAAAACCAGTGACTATTCGTTGACAACTTCACCGCCATTGCGACTTCCCAAGGCACCCCAAACGCCATAAGGGGATTGTCCGCTGGTGAAATTGAAGCTCGATCCCTGGTTGCCGGTGTTGATGGTCTCCGAAATAAATCGAACCGAACCATCACCCATGGCCGCCATCACACCACCTGGGTGCAGGCTGCTCGCACCGGACAGCGAATAGCCTCCATCGTGGATGTTCCCGCTGCTGCCGTCACCGGTGCAGCTGACGCTGTTAGGTGGAGCCGCGGCAAAGAAGCCTGCATACGGCGAACGACCGTCCGCCCAACGAGCTTCCTCGATCTGTCCAGCCCATGTCCCAGTCAGGGCGGCGGTACAAGTCGATGGCGAACTGTTGGCGTCCAAGGTGACCTGGGCGTAGGCTCCTTGCATTGGGCGTGCATTGGATGCATAGGCAATCCGCTCCGAGAAGGCCATCGTGTTCGATAGGCCGTCGGTGACCGAAGCGAAATTCATTTTGTTCTGGACCTGGTTGTTGGTGATCTTGCCCTTCTGGAACATACCGCGGGTATTTTCCATGGCACCGTCAATTGTCACCATGCGGTCGCCCAGGCACATCATGTAATTCTTCGAGGTCTTCTGTGAGTACCGGAAAGTTGCCGGAGGCACCGAGGTTGGGCAGGTAAAACCATCGAAGCTGAGATCGTTAAACATCGCTACGTCATCCCAAGGGTTTGGCCCCAAGTTGGATGTGATCTGTTCGTAGCTGTTGTTTTGTTCGAGGAACGGCAGCAACGAGACAAAGCCACTACGACGTGCACTGTGGCCACCGCCAATATCACGCAGTGGAGGCATGTACCCGTAGGTGTCGTGGTGATTGTGCAACGAAAGCCCCAACTGCTTCATGTTATTCGAGCATTGCATGCGGCGTGCCGCCTCACGTGCCTGTTGAACGGCCGGCAGCAAAAGGGCGATCAGAACACCAATAATGGCGATGACAACAAGCAGTTCGACGAGCGTAAAAGCTTTCTGTCGACCAAAACTCATTGAAAGGGGCTTATGCATGTACGAGGTTCCTTGAAAAGAGATCGCGGGGCGAAATAACGATAATGAATAAAAGGAAACATGTGAGCTAAAAGAAGTGTAGCGGATTGCTAAGCACCACAAATGCTCACCGAGAGGGGACGCATCTATCTTCCGTTATCATTAAGGGGATATAAGGGGACAAGTGGAAATAAATCTAGTGTGTCAAAAATCTTACGACATGCCGCTAGAGAGTGCATGCCTATGGGGGGGCGAAAGAAATATAGCTCAATCAAATTGTGATTGCGCAGCATGGACGGTGGCGCAATAGATTGAAAATAAGTGCCACCTATGGCCTATTCAATGACGACCAGCTACTCATTGACCTAGTCGAGGTTTGGCCATTCAGGCAATTACTTTCGCACCTGAAGAGAACGTCATGCTATCGGGATTCAAGAGCCCCCTTTTGGCTCTTTTTCGGCGAAATCGAGGTGGAATTCCTCTCGATATACCCGAGGTTAAACATCATCAAAATCCCCTTCCAGTTGAACTTGGTGGACCGGCAAGCCTGGTCACGATTAAGGATCGTTGCTGGAAGGAAATGGTTACGGATATTGTCGTGGCAGAGTCCTTCGCGCTACGCAAAGACACGGCAATCAGTCTGTCAAATCGATATCGTACGTGTTATCGCCGCCGGCAGTCACTTCGAACTCTAGTGGCGAATTGTCGCTGGACACGTACTTCTTGGGCAGCATGTCCTTGTTCACAAAAGCGGGCTCGCCGGCGTGCTCGCCGTCTTGCTGGACTCCTTGTTCAACCGAAACCAATTTCCGCACGCTGACTTTGTACTTCCCTGGCATGGCACCGTCACCGGTCTCGAAAGTCGACAGGGCATAAGTCCCGTCGGCACTCGATGTGGCATTGGCGACTTTGGCTTCAGGATCGCTTGGTTGAAACTTGATTGTCGCGCCTTCCACGGCTTCCCCCTTATACGTCACCTTGCCAGTTACAGGGGACGTGGGGGGATTGGAGCTACCGGCATCGCATCCCATGACCAGCAGGCAAACTGCTGTCGTGCAGATGGCAAGAACATGCTTGTTCATTCGGCTTCCTTCCTCGGTCAAATTGCTCAGTGGAAAGAACGTCCGACCAGGAAACGGTCGGACGTTGTCTGATAGGTTCAGCAGCGGCGTCTAGTCGAGGGTGACCGGCTCGCCACCATTACGACTGGCCATCGCGCCCCAAACACCGTACGGGGATTGCCCGCTGGTGAAATTGAAGCTTGCGCCCTGGTTGCCGGTGTTGATGGTTTCAGAGACAAATCGAACCGAACCGTCCCCCATGGCTGCCAAAACACCGCCAGGATGCAGGCTACTTGCACCAGGCAAAGCGAAGCTTCCATCGTGGATATTTCCGCTGCTACCATCGCCGGTGCAGCTGACGCTGTTGGGCGGAGCGGACGCAAAGAAACCAGCGTATGGCGAACGTCCGTCATTCCAGCGCGACTCTTCGATTTGACCTGCCCAAGTACCCGTCAAAGCTGCCGTGCAATCCGAAGGCGAACTGTTGCCATCCAGCGTGACTTGAGCAAAAGCACCCTGCTCAGGGCGAGCGTTGGATGCGTAGGAAATCCGCTCGGAGAAAGCCATCGTGTTCGATAGTCCGTCGGTCACCGAGGCGAAATTCAACTTGTTCTGAACCTGGTTATTGCTGACCTTGCCTCTTTGGAACATGCCGCGGGTCGTCTGCATCGGGCCGTCTCGATTGACCATCCGATCTCCCAAGCACATCTGATAGTTCTTCGCGACCTTTTGTTGGTGGCGATAGGTGGCCGGCGGTACCGACGATGGGCAGGTAAAACCGTCGAAACTGAAATCGTTCCAATAGGATTTGTTATCCCAAGGGTTCGGCCCTAAATCGGCCGTGATCTGTTCGTAGGAGTTATTCTGTTCGAGGAACGGTAACAGCAGGATAAAACCATTACGACGTGCACTATGACCACCGCCGATATCTCGCATGGATGGCATGTACCCGTACGTATCGTGATGATTGTGCAACGAGAGCCCCAGTTGCTTCAAATTGTTCGAGCACTGCATGCGGCGAGCGGCTTCGCGTGCTTGTTGCACGGCGGGCAGCAGAAGGGCAATGAGCACACCAATAATGGCGATAACCACCAACAATTCGACCAGCGTAAACGCCTTTGGTCGTCGTAGTCCCATAGCAAGAGGCTGTTGCATGGACGAGGTTCCTTGATCAAAGAAAATGAGAATCGCAAAAGAGACAAGAGATGAGATAGAAGAGGCCGATAAGCTGTGCGTAAAGAGCGCAATGGGGCACCCGACGCCACAATTGCTTACTTTGAGAAGGTTAGTTCTCTGGTAAAGGTTATTGTTAAGCCAGCCCTAGAGTGCAAGTATAAACAAGCTGAAAAATGATAAATATTAAAATGGCATCCCCTGGAGCCATAGATATAGGGGGAATGGAGAAATATTTCTCAATGAAAACATGCTTTAGACTAGGCATATCGAGGGGCGTAGTGTGCGGTTGCGGTGTCACTCATCGCCCATTCCAGTGGATAGACGATGAACGAACGCAGTTACAGCGTGACAAGCGTAGCGGTGTTGAGATGGCTACTTGCTGGCCGAGAATGTCACGCTGTCGAGGTTCATGAGACCACCTTGCCGCTCCTGGTTGAGAAACACGATGTAAACATCGTGCCGGCCGGCTTGGGGCTCGACGGGGGTTGTGACGTCGTGAAAGGCATCCCAGCTGCCGTTCACTTCAACCGGGGCCGAGGCGATCACCGGACCGTCCAGGGTGTCTAGGCGTGCTTCGATCCGTCCGCCTGAGCCGGCGGAGGTCACGCGAAAGATCAGGCTCGCCACGCGGTCCAGTGGGATCTGATTGAAGCGTGCGAAATTGTTGTGGTTGATCGCGCCCAGGAACTTGCCATCGGAAGCGGTGTGCCCGCCCAGCGTTCGCGGGCCGCTGATCTCGTCGGCGGCTTCCGCTTCGATCTTCCGCTGACGCAAGAAGACCTTTGCCGTGCCCACCAGCGGAGGAATCTCGCCGGCACCCAGGTCGCGATAGCTGGCCTCAAGCTGAACGTAGCCTGCCTTCTCGACTTCGGCGTCGGTTAGTTCGATGTTTCCGACGAAGCCATCGAACACGCGTACCGCATTGTCTTTCTCCAGCGAGTAGACCCACGTCACCATGTCTCGAATCTCCTCGACCGAGTGCTGCGAGTGGGGCAGCATCGGGACCTTCCCCCACACGCCGGCCGAGCCTTCGCGGACACGCTTCACCGAAGCTTCCAGGGACTCTGGCACGCCGCGGTACTTCTCGGCGACTTTCAGGAAAGGAGGGCCGACACGTAGCGAGTCGACCGCATGGCAGTTGAAGCAGTCACTCTTCTTCATCAGCTTCAAGCCGACCGGGTCGTTGTCGCTGGCATCCCCCTCTGGTCCGCGCGGAATGCTGCCGGTGCCCAGGGTCATGTTCAGTGCCGTACGGCGTGGTGCTTCCAGGTCGATTTCCGCGGCACCTGTTTCGTCCGCTTCTTCAAAGTCGGAGGTGCCGTCTTCGATGTCGCTGACCTTCAGTTGATAGCGAATCGCCGCCAGCGAGTCGAAGAAGTCGCCATCCCGCGGTGAAACGAACGAGACCGTTGGTCGGGCGTTGCCCACGATCACCGGCACCGAGGCCACCGCTTGGGCACCTTGCGGATCGGTTACTTTCAGCTCGACATTGAATACGCCTGCTTCCTTGAACGTTACCAGTGGGTTGGCTTCGTTGGAAAGGAGCTTGGGCGTGGGCTTTTCTTCCCCGGCACGATAGGCGTACCAGGCATACTGCAGATCGTCCCCATCCTTGTCGCGTGTACCCTCGCTGGAAAGCTTCACGGCCAGCGGCTGTTTGCCGGTGTTGTTTTCTGCGGAGGCGATCGCACTGGGGGCTCGATTGCCGCGGACGTAATCGATACGAACGAGCTTCGCGTCGTCGTTCACGCCCCAGGTTTCGCCATATTCCAGCATATATAGCGCCCCGTCAGGGCTGAACTGCATATCGACAGGTCGGGTGAACTTGTGATCGGGCATGAACGGCTCGAGCGATTCGATTTCCGAGTCGCCGGTCAGATGCACGGCCAGAATCCAGTGGCGCGACCATTCATAGACAAACACACAGCGGCTGAAATGAGGCGGAAACTTTGTCGCGCTGGGGTTGGCTGCGTCGAAATCGTACGATGGACCGGCACATGCGGTTCGCCCGCCGGTGCCCACTTCCGGGAACTTCTCGAACGGAGCTCCTGGGTAATAGATGAACGCCGCAGTAGCCGGTGGCAGCTCGCGAGCACCAGTGTTGTTGGGGGATTCGTTGATCGGTTTGGCAGGGTCGAACTTCGCGCCGATCTTCTCGGTGGTGAAGTCGACGTCGTGGTAGGCCTGGTTGTCGGCGATGAAATAGGGCCAACCGAAGTTGCCCGCCTTCTTGGCCTGGTTGATTTCGTCATAACCTCGCGGGCCACGCGGGCCATCGCTGCCGGCATCGGGGCCCACTTCACCCCAGTACAGGTAACCGGTCTTCTGATCGACACTGATTCGCCACGGATTGCGGCAGCCCATCACGTAGATTTCAGGGTGCCCCTGCGAGCCATCCTTGGGGAACAGATTGCCGTCCGGTACTTCGTACGTTCCGTCGGCCAAGGGGCGAATCCGCAGCACTTTGCCGTTGTAACTATTGGTGTTGGCTGAAGATTTTTGAGCATCCCATGGAAACTTGTCGGCGCGTTCGTCGATGGGGGCATAGCCGTGCGAATCGCCATGCGGATGGGTGTTGTCGCCGGTGCCAATGAACAAACAGCCATCGGGGCCGAACTCAAGCGAGCCAGCATGATGGCAGCATTGTAGACGCTGCTCTTCGTACTTCAGCAGGACCTTCTCGCTGGCCATATCCAGCTTGCCATCCACCAGTGTGAAACGGCTCACGTGCTGCCCCGAGAACTCTGGCGGCGAATACTGCAGATAAATCCAGTGGTTGTCTTCGAACTTGGGATCGAGTGCCAGGCCGATCAGGCCATTCTCTTGGGCGGTAGTGACAACCACCTCGCCGACCAGTTCGGTTTGACGTGTGGCGGGATCGTAAGCTTTGAGTTGCCCTTGGATCTCGATGTAAAACACCCGCCCATCCGGGGCGACGGCCAGTTCCATCGGCTGCTTGAGCTGCGTTACCAG from Blastopirellula marina harbors:
- a CDS encoding DUF1559 domain-containing protein — protein: MHKPLAMGLRRSKAFTLVELLVVIAIIGVLIALLLPAVQQAREAARRMQCSNNLKQLGLALHNFHDTYGALPVGQADDDNDSFGWGFYILPQLEQGNLYDQVLAVSSGSSRPVIVTRGGRHTLPNPPCTSGSNIDGCGVWSRNRPGSGDPNAQVATLLRQSSAVVDGYLCPSDILPVQDDEGNPKSNYIGNMGWEYTDYGCARYSASNQNGVIRFDNQNDTTYMTTFAEITDGLSNTVAIGEVTVTNTVTITALNSSRYPIFSGGNGGGCNGRSIAANLRIMDTNMFLNRRDATDESDMSFGSQHPGGALFLFTDGSVHFCPETVQMSVYRAMGSRNDGVAFELP
- a CDS encoding DUF1559 domain-containing protein yields the protein MQQPLAMGLRRPKAFTLVELLVVIAIIGVLIALLLPAVQQAREAARRMQCSNNLKQLGLSLHNHHDTYGYMPSMRDIGGGHSARRNGFILLLPFLEQNNSYEQITADLGPNPWDNKSYWNDFSFDGFTCPSSVPPATYRHQQKVAKNYQMCLGDRMVNRDGPMQTTRGMFQRGKVSNNQVQNKLNFASVTDGLSNTMAFSERISYASNARPEQGAFAQVTLDGNSSPSDCTAALTGTWAGQIEESRWNDGRSPYAGFFASAPPNSVSCTGDGSSGNIHDGSFALPGASSLHPGGVLAAMGDGSVRFVSETINTGNQGASFNFTSGQSPYGVWGAMASRNGGEPVTLD
- a CDS encoding PQQ-dependent sugar dehydrogenase, with the translated sequence MPSSKLKCLLLCLGTVLAPLGILSAEEPAFDPSRLEVTTLVTQLKQPMELAVAPDGRVFYIEIQGQLKAYDPATRQTELVGEVVVTTAQENGLIGLALDPKFEDNHWIYLQYSPPEFSGQHVSRFTLVDGKLDMASEKVLLKYEEQRLQCCHHAGSLEFGPDGCLFIGTGDNTHPHGDSHGYAPIDERADKFPWDAQKSSANTNSYNGKVLRIRPLADGTYEVPDGNLFPKDGSQGHPEIYVMGCRNPWRISVDQKTGYLYWGEVGPDAGSDGPRGPRGYDEINQAKKAGNFGWPYFIADNQAYHDVDFTTEKIGAKFDPAKPINESPNNTGARELPPATAAFIYYPGAPFEKFPEVGTGGRTACAGPSYDFDAANPSATKFPPHFSRCVFVYEWSRHWILAVHLTGDSEIESLEPFMPDHKFTRPVDMQFSPDGALYMLEYGETWGVNDDAKLVRIDYVRGNRAPSAIASAENNTGKQPLAVKLSSEGTRDKDGDDLQYAWYAYRAGEEKPTPKLLSNEANPLVTFKEAGVFNVELKVTDPQGAQAVASVPVIVGNARPTVSFVSPRDGDFFDSLAAIRYQLKVSDIEDGTSDFEEADETGAAEIDLEAPRRTALNMTLGTGSIPRGPEGDASDNDPVGLKLMKKSDCFNCHAVDSLRVGPPFLKVAEKYRGVPESLEASVKRVREGSAGVWGKVPMLPHSQHSVEEIRDMVTWVYSLEKDNAVRVFDGFVGNIELTDAEVEKAGYVQLEASYRDLGAGEIPPLVGTAKVFLRQRKIEAEAADEISGPRTLGGHTASDGKFLGAINHNNFARFNQIPLDRVASLIFRVTSAGSGGRIEARLDTLDGPVIASAPVEVNGSWDAFHDVTTPVEPQAGRHDVYIVFLNQERQGGLMNLDSVTFSASK
- a CDS encoding carboxypeptidase regulatory-like domain-containing protein, translated to MNKHVLAICTTAVCLLVMGCDAGSSNPPTSPVTGKVTYKGEAVEGATIKFQPSDPEAKVANATSSADGTYALSTFETGDGAMPGKYKVSVRKLVSVEQGVQQDGEHAGEPAFVNKDMLPKKYVSSDNSPLEFEVTAGGDNTYDIDLTD
- a CDS encoding DUF1559 domain-containing protein; protein product: MHKPLSMSFGRQKAFTLVELLVVIAIIGVLIALLLPAVQQAREAARRMQCSNNMKQLGLSLHNHHDTYGYMPPLRDIGGGHSARRSGFVSLLPFLEQNNSYEQITSNLGPNPWDDVAMFNDLSFDGFTCPTSVPPATFRYSQKTSKNYMMCLGDRMVTIDGAMENTRGMFQKGKITNNQVQNKMNFASVTDGLSNTMAFSERIAYASNARPMQGAYAQVTLDANSSPSTCTAALTGTWAGQIEEARWADGRSPYAGFFAAAPPNSVSCTGDGSSGNIHDGGYSLSGASSLHPGGVMAAMGDGSVRFISETINTGNQGSSFNFTSGQSPYGVWGALGSRNGGEVVNE